The DNA region TCATTAAGGTTTCATCAGAGGGTGGGGAGACATCCTATTTCGGAATACTGTCGTATGACTGTACTAAATCCAATTCAGTCAGAACATCACTTTCGGTGAAGGATAACCTCTGGCCGGTATAAAGAATGCATTGTGTATATGAACGAAAGGAAAGAATAAATGAAAATAAAGAGAATACTAAGTTTTATACTTGCGCTGTCGCTTGCAGTTACAGCTGCATCGTGCGGTAAAGAAGTCAGAGAGCCGCTTAATTCCGGTAATTCGACAGCAGAAAAAGAGATCAAAAATACTACGTGGAAAAAGAAACCGAGCGGGTATGATACTATAACACTTTTCTATGATGAAGTACAGGTATGCGATGAAGACCTTACCGGAGCACATCCTGCTGCTGCTTCTGCTGAAAAAATATACTATATCAAACCTGTAACTGAAGAAGATGTATATACTTCAGGAACCAGCGGCTATATCGTAAATATGACTGATTCTTCTGTTATCGCTGACGATCATGATAAAATTGATGCGCAGGACATAATTTACCGTGATGACAAGAGAATAGTGTATTCCGGTATTGGAGATGAATGGAATAAAATTATTTCATATGATTTACAGAGCAGTAACAGAAAAACCGCGGACGCAGAAAATGTCTGGTATGCCAAAGCAGATTCATCCGGAAACTTATACTTAATAGACCGTGATAATATACTTAAATGTTTCGATTCATCTCTCAACCTTGTAAAACAGATCGATTTATCAGATCAGATGTCAAAAGAGCTCTTCCTGAAAGATATCTGTATTTCTGACGACGGAAAAATCTATCTGGTAATGGATGTAAAATATGAGTATTACACTGTTTTTGCTATAGACGAAAATGACAAACTGACAAAACTCACCGGTGAAAATCCTCTTGGAGATATAGTAACCGGCTTTTTCACTGACAAAGACGGGAACGTTGTCCTGACCAGTCAGCAATCTGTTGATGTCATCGATCCGAAGACCGGTGATCTTGTGCACATGTATGATCTGTACGGCGTTAATGAATTCATAGGACCATCCCTCGACTATGATATGGTATTTGTATGTTCGGACGGTATCTACGGCTATCACTACGAAGATGACAGTAAGGAACTCATAGTGTCTGACGACACGCTTCCAAAGCTCGGTTCTAATTACAGATCTGCGTATCTGAGCGGAAACAGTCTTTACGTAGCTCTTGCAGATGCGGGAACTGCATCTTTGTATGAGATCGACAGAAAAACGGGTGAAACAGTTATAACAGACTGCGAAGGAAACGGAGCATCATGCATTTCACCTGACGGTACTTTCTATTATATTTCTGCTGAACACATGCTGAAAGGATCTGAAGACGGATATACATACGAATCTGTCAGCAATTCAGTATACCGCCATGAAAAAGACGGTAATGACACTCTGCTTTTCAGGCTGCCTGAACTTCATTTTGAAGCATACACCGGCAGGATGGTAATGAATTCATCCGGCGAACTGATGATAGTTTATCCGGACGAAGAAGACAATGCGTGTATTATGGTCTATGATACTTCCGGAAATCTGAAAAAAAACAATTATTCCTGAAGTTTATGATGAACACTACGGACTTACGCTGGTGCAGAACAGTGACAATACTGTATACACTGTTATTCAGACGTACAGCGATAATAGCGAACAGGTTCAGGTTTTTAAATATGATAATGAACATAATGATATCGGAGAAAAGATTACATCATTTACCTGGAATGACAGCTGGTGTACCTTTATGGACGGATACGGAGATCATGATATTGTCATTTGTGACGAAACAGAAATTCATGGCTGGAATGAAAATACAGGAAAAACAGAGCTAATCGCATCTTTTTCGGATTTTTCAACCAGCTTCTATCACGTAGGTGAATCACTGCCGATAAGCGATACTGAAATCCTCGGCATAGACGGCATCAAACTTGTAAAGGCGGATGAGGAACGTCTTGCTGTTCTTAATTCAAGAGAGGTCATCACTCTGGCAGTTCCTCATAGCTATACAATAAAATCGCTTGCTGCTGATTTTAATAAGAAAAGTGACACTTGCTATATTCTCCTGAAAGACTATTCGAAGTATTATTATGATTCAGAGGATGCTGAAAGTGAAAAGAACTATAATGAGATAATCGATAATGCTCTTTCAAAAGATATCATCAATAATGACATTCCTGATATTATACTGATGGATCAGCTTGATCTCTCATCGTATATCATGAAAGGTCTGTTTACAGATATGCGACAGATCGCTGATACAGATCCTCAGTTTGATCTGAATGGTATTTCAGAATATATCATCGATGCATTCACTTATAAAGACTGCCTGTATACTATTCCTGCAGGGATCACTCAGTCGGTACTTTTTTCAGATGAAAAACTTGAAAAACTGGATTATAATGAATTTATGTCCCTTGATTCAGGTGACAAAGATCTGTTTCCGTATTATCATCTCGATTATGATAATATTTCAGGCAGTGTTCTCCTGCCGTATTATACTGAACACGTTGATCTTGAAAATAAAAAATGTGATTTTGATAACGATGAGTTTATTTCGCTTATAAAATTTTTAAAGGAAGAGGGAATCACTAAAGAAGAAGCGGAGGAAATAAACGAATCTGATAATTCCCAGAACAGAGAGGATAAACTGGTAGGAGCGGAAATCTCATGTCTGAATGATTTTTTTCAATGTTACAGAAAGATATAGTGACAGACCATCTGTTGAATATGTTTCAGGCTGGCCGTCAGATAAAGGCGGTACAAGACTAATTTCTCCTGTTCTTTCTTTCGGAATAACCAGCAGTTCGGAGCATAAGGAAAATGCATGGGAATTCATTAAATATGTCATAAACAACATGAATACCAATTACAGCTATGGTCAGTATACATATTCATCCTCAAACGATGCAATATCTATTTCATGCATTTCATCAGATTCTTCTGTAATGAAAAGTCAGATTGATGAAGAAATAAAAAAACTCTTATAATGACACTTACATAAATTTTACATCTGATGATGAGAATGCATACCGCAGTATATATACACTGCCGGCAGTAACAGATGTCATGTACAGAAAAGTTTCCGAGATCGTAAATGATGAACTTCTTACATATTTCTACTCAGACGATTTAGCAGCAGAAGAAACTGCCAGAACAATTCAGAATAAAGTTACGCTGTATCTGAACGAGATCTCATGATTTCCTAAACTCTAAAAAACAAGCGAGGGCTTAAGTGAAAGTCATCGCTTGATTTTTTTTATAATTCTGATCTTTTTAACTTATCAAACAAATCAGAATATTCTACGCTTTATCTTTTTTGCTGATTTGTACCGATGAAACGATTGATATCATCATCTCTTCGCCGTCAGCCTTACCAGTATCTCCACGATCTTCTCCATTGAATCGGCGCAGCAGTATTCGAATCTGCCGTGGTAGTTGTGGCCGCCGGTACAGATGTTCGGGCACGGGAGGCCGCGGAAGGAGAGGGCGGAGCCGTCTGTGCCGCCGCGGATCGGCTGGATTTTCGGTTCGATGCCGAGTTCCTTCATTACCTCGCAGGCGTTGTCGATGAGGAACATAAAATCAGGCTCTATCTTTTCGCGCATGTTGTAGTAGGTATCTTTTATGTTCACTTTGACCGTTCCGGCGCCGTAGCGGAGATCAAGCTGGTCGCCGATGCCGTACATGATGGCTTTGCGGTTTTCGAAGATCATTCTGTCGTGATCACGTATGAGATAAACGAGTTTCGCACTTTCCGTGCTTCCTTCAATACCCATAAGATGATAGAATCCCTCGCGCCCCTCGGTAAATTCCGGTCTCTGTTCAGCCGGCAGCATGGAATCAAATTCAGTGGCAATACGAGCGGCATTGATCATCTTGTTTTTAGCTTCGCCGGTATGAACATTTACGCCGGTTATTTCTATTACTGCTGATGCAGCATTGAATGTTTCATATTCCAGTTCACCGATGCCACCTCCGTCAACCGTATAGGCGTAATCAGCGCCGAAGCGTTCCATGTCAAAATTAACTGTACCGGCACCGATCTCTTCATCAGGAGTAAAAGCAACAGCGACAGGTCCGTGCGGGATCTCCGGATGGGAGAGGAGAGTGTCTGCCATTGTCATTATTTCAGCGACACCGGCTTTGTCATCTGCACCAAGAAGTGTTGTTCCGTCGGTAACGATGATCCTCTGACCTTTATATGCTTTAATTTCAGGATATTTTGCGGTTTCCAGTACAATGTTCAGTTCTTTGTTAAGGACAATATCCTCGCCGTCATAGTTTTCAATAATACGCGGCTTAACATCTTTTCCGGAAGCTTCCGGAGATGTATCCATATGTGCGATAAAACCGAGAGTTTTTCTGTTTTCATATCCTTCCGAAGCCGGTATTTTCGCATATACATAGCAGTGTTCCTCATCGTAGAAAACATCTGAAGCTCCCATATCAGTCAGTTCCTTATAAAGCAGTGACGCAAGATCGCGCTGACCTGCCGTACTCGGTGCAATTTCACTCGTTTCCGATGATGTTGTTTCTATTTTTACATATCTTAAAAAGCGTTCGATAACTTCACTCATTTAAAAGCCTTCTTTCTGATCCGATATATTCAAACAATTTACCATTTAATTGTATCATATTTGTATTCTGATGTAAAGATTATTTAAGTCTCATTACTCAGCATGCTGCGTGTAAGATATCTTTTTAAAATATTGACTTTTCCGTTGCGGAATGCTATAATACTAACAGGCAATATCTTGTCAGTTAGATGACGTTTTACAGCTTAATTATTAATATATTATCTGTTATATTTACCGAGGTGATATGTATGGATCTGGACGGAAAATTTGAAAGTGAGATTTTCAATGAAATAACTGAACGTGTAAGGCAATACCGCATATCCTGTGAGATGACTCAGTCCGAACTCGCTGACAAAGCTTTTGTTGCTCCGGGAACGGTGGCAAGGTTTGAACGCGGAAAAGATATCAGTCTGCTTAATTTTATTAAGATAATGAAGGCGCTCGGACTTGAAAGCAATATGGAACTGCTGATACCCGATCATACTAAGCGCCCGTCATACTACGTTTCTGAACGTAAGGAAAAACAGCGCGTCAGAAAGAACAGAAATGATGAGAAAAAAGAAAACACATGGAAATGGGGCGATGAAGAATGATAAATTCAGTTGAAGTCTTTTTATGGGGAAAAAGAATAGGTATTCTGTATCAGAACGAAAATGCCTTGTGTGCTGACTTCGAATATGACAGAGATTTTCAGAAGAGCGGAATCGAACTTTCACCGTTTAAAATGCCGCTTGGCGGAAGAGTATACAGTTTTCCGGAACTTGGCCGTTCCGATGCATTTCACGGTCTTCCTGGACTTGTGGCCGACTCGCTGCCGGACAAATTCGGTAACGCAGTAATAAACAGCTGGCTTGCACGAACAGGCCGCTCACCGGAAAAGTTCACAGCATTGGACAGACTTTGCTACACGGGCAAAAGAGGCATGGGTGCTCTGGAGTATCAGCCGGCTTCAGATCTTGTACGCACGGGTACTGACCTTATCGATCTTACCGAAATGACAAAGCTTGCATCAGACGTTCTTGCAAACCGCACGAATCAGTCACTTACAAGCGACGACGTCAGCAAAATGCAGCTTCTTGAAATAGGTTCATCTGCCGGCGGCGCAAGAGCCAAGGCGATCATTGCCTGGAACGAAAAGACGGGTGAAATACGCTCGGGACAGATAAACGCCGGTGACGGTTTTGAATACTGGCTCATCAAGTTTGACGGAGTAAAAAACAACGGCGATCACGAACTTGCCGACCCGAACCAGTACACACTTATCGAATACGCCTACTATCTGATGGCGAAAGATCTCGGAATAGAAATGAGCGAATGCCGCGTTATAAAAAAAGACGGTCTTAATCATTTCATGACGAAAAGATTTGACCGGTTAAACGGGGAAAAGATCCACATGCAGACACTTGCGGCACTGTGCCATTTTGACTACAACTACCCGAACATATGCAGCTACGAGGAATACGCACTGCGCGCAAGACAGCTCGGGATAACAAAGAAGGAAACCGAACAGATATTTAAGCGCATGGTATATAACGTGATCGGTATAAACTGTGATGACCATGTAAAGAACTTTTCATTCATGATGAACAAGGCAGGGAAATGGAGTATAACTCCGGCCTATGACATTACATATTCCTACAACCCGCAGAACCGCTGGATCTCACAGCACCAGATGTCTGTAAACGGAAAGTCGTTTGACATTACCGATGAAGACATGCTCGAAACAGGAAAGAAAATGGGACTTTCCTCAGTCTTCTGCCGTGAAACAATAGAAAAAACCAGAAGTGTGACAGCGAACTGGATGCACTATGCTGAGCTTTCCGGGTTAAGTGACGAAAGATCGAACGAAGTAAATGAGCTTATAAACAAAATATGAAACAGTGGTGCCTGTGGCACGATAATATGATATGATCCTTTAGTACAGGAATTTAATCAGTAATCTGGATCAGATAAGGAACCGAGGTAAATTCATTGAAGAAAATAATGTTTTTTGATATAGACGGAACACTTATACCTGAAGTACATGGTGCTGCCGTGCCGGAAAGTACGCTGAAGGCGCTTGAACTTGCCAGAAAAGCCGGGAATCTGCTTTACATCAATACAGGAAGACCGTACGTGAACGTTGATGACGATGTACGCAGTCTCGGATTTGACGGCTACGTTTACGGATGCGGTACCATGGTCGAGTGCGAAGGGGAGGAGATCTGGTACAACCGGCTTGAAAAGGATCTCTGCATGAAAACTGCGGAACTTATCCGTTCCTGCAATGCGGTTCCGATGTATGAACGAAAGGACTGCGTTCTTTTTGATTTTACTGTAAGAAAATCACCGGTTATCGACAAAATAAGAGAAAACTTTGCTCTGGAAGGTAAAAACGTTGACCACTGTACTGAAGACGAGGACTTTTCTTTTGATAAATTCATAGTGGCATTTGATGAACACACTGACCTTAAAAGACTTATGAAGGAACTGGAAAAGGATTATTTCTGGATAGACCGCGGCCCTGTGTTTGCTGAAATAGTTCCGAAACCATGCTCAAAGGCGACAGGAATAGAAATGGTGCTTAAGCACTACGGAATGGATAAATCACAGGCTTACGCAATAGGCGACAGTCTTAACGACCTTCCTATGTTCAGTGCAGCAGGAACATCTATATCAATGGGCAACGGAGAAAAGCTCAAACAATATGCTGATTATGTAACTGATGACATTATGGAAAACGGAATATACAACGCAATGGAGAAATACGGATTTTTCTAAAGAAATGCTGATTTATGAATAAATCAGCGTGGGGCTCCGGGGCGAAGCCCCGCAAATCCCACCTCCGGAAATCCGGCGAAGCCGGATTTCCGATATAATCAGTATTTCCCTAAGATAAATGGATTTCTGTTATAGCCAGAATTTATATTCTTGTAAAACCTTTCAGATTGGTGTATAATATTATAGTGACGTCATAATTTCAGATATGACTCAGAATAACCGAAAAAAGGAGAAAATACCATGATAAAAATACAGACTGAAAAGGCTCCGGCTGCTATCGGACCTTATTCACAGGCGATCGTTTCAAACGGAATGGTTTACTTATCCGGACAGATAGCTATAAACCCAGAAACAGGAAATGTAGAAGCATCAGATATCAAAGGTCAGACAGAACAGATAATCAGAAACATTTCAGCAATTCTTGATGTCTCAGGTTCATCTTTCGAAAAGGTAGTAAAAACAACATGCTTCCTCGCTGACATGAATGACTTTGCCGCTTTCAATGAAGTTTACGGAAAGTACTTCGTTTCACTTCCTGCAAGAAGCTGCGTAGCTGCAAAGGC from Ruminococcus sp. HUN007 includes:
- the pepT gene encoding peptidase T, producing the protein MSEVIERFLRYVKIETTSSETSEIAPSTAGQRDLASLLYKELTDMGASDVFYDEEHCYVYAKIPASEGYENRKTLGFIAHMDTSPEASGKDVKPRIIENYDGEDIVLNKELNIVLETAKYPEIKAYKGQRIIVTDGTTLLGADDKAGVAEIMTMADTLLSHPEIPHGPVAVAFTPDEEIGAGTVNFDMERFGADYAYTVDGGGIGELEYETFNAASAVIEITGVNVHTGEAKNKMINAARIATEFDSMLPAEQRPEFTEGREGFYHLMGIEGSTESAKLVYLIRDHDRMIFENRKAIMYGIGDQLDLRYGAGTVKVNIKDTYYNMREKIEPDFMFLIDNACEVMKELGIEPKIQPIRGGTDGSALSFRGLPCPNICTGGHNYHGRFEYCCADSMEKIVEILVRLTAKR
- a CDS encoding helix-turn-helix transcriptional regulator, coding for MDLDGKFESEIFNEITERVRQYRISCEMTQSELADKAFVAPGTVARFERGKDISLLNFIKIMKALGLESNMELLIPDHTKRPSYYVSERKEKQRVRKNRNDEKKENTWKWGDEE
- a CDS encoding type II toxin-antitoxin system HipA family toxin; this translates as MINSVEVFLWGKRIGILYQNENALCADFEYDRDFQKSGIELSPFKMPLGGRVYSFPELGRSDAFHGLPGLVADSLPDKFGNAVINSWLARTGRSPEKFTALDRLCYTGKRGMGALEYQPASDLVRTGTDLIDLTEMTKLASDVLANRTNQSLTSDDVSKMQLLEIGSSAGGARAKAIIAWNEKTGEIRSGQINAGDGFEYWLIKFDGVKNNGDHELADPNQYTLIEYAYYLMAKDLGIEMSECRVIKKDGLNHFMTKRFDRLNGEKIHMQTLAALCHFDYNYPNICSYEEYALRARQLGITKKETEQIFKRMVYNVIGINCDDHVKNFSFMMNKAGKWSITPAYDITYSYNPQNRWISQHQMSVNGKSFDITDEDMLETGKKMGLSSVFCRETIEKTRSVTANWMHYAELSGLSDERSNEVNELINKI
- a CDS encoding Cof-type HAD-IIB family hydrolase — encoded protein: MKKIMFFDIDGTLIPEVHGAAVPESTLKALELARKAGNLLYINTGRPYVNVDDDVRSLGFDGYVYGCGTMVECEGEEIWYNRLEKDLCMKTAELIRSCNAVPMYERKDCVLFDFTVRKSPVIDKIRENFALEGKNVDHCTEDEDFSFDKFIVAFDEHTDLKRLMKELEKDYFWIDRGPVFAEIVPKPCSKATGIEMVLKHYGMDKSQAYAIGDSLNDLPMFSAAGTSISMGNGEKLKQYADYVTDDIMENGIYNAMEKYGFF
- a CDS encoding RidA family protein: MIKIQTEKAPAAIGPYSQAIVSNGMVYLSGQIAINPETGNVEASDIKGQTEQIIRNISAILDVSGSSFEKVVKTTCFLADMNDFAAFNEVYGKYFVSLPARSCVAAKALPKNVLAEIEVIAESSYK